Proteins found in one Salvelinus alpinus chromosome 11, SLU_Salpinus.1, whole genome shotgun sequence genomic segment:
- the LOC139534575 gene encoding myb/SANT-like DNA-binding domain-containing protein 1 isoform X2, with protein MAAEESFSYLIPGHSEKHRRARNWTDAEMKGLLYVWEQNVAELKKCKRNAKIYEKMAQRFFELTGEQRHREEIKMKITNMSFQYRKMKCTTNGSGGTPDWPYYKAIEKLLTKTDDNGTMNPFELQSPGPSTSTEASMSHAEGLPTGFLPEYTGSSDEMEMREDLDGWESSGSLHSGLPCPDSHPAPAKRKKVHQHLSLKRRKLKVMEAMLQEQRKVSRAVEETCREVRRVMHQQNFLQVQSLQLQERMMNLLEKMIQPLTAPTPAWGAAAQPGVKEPGQG; from the exons ATGGCTGCCGAGGAGAGTTTTAGTTACCTCATTCCGGGCCACAGCGAGAAGCACAGAAGGGCCCGAAACTGGACCGATGCAGAGATGAAGGGGCTTCTGTATGTATGGGAACAGAATGTCGCCGAGCTGAAGAAATGTAAGAGGAACGCCAAGATCTACGAGAAGATGGCACAGAGGTTCTTCGAGCTCACTGGAGAACAACGCCATCGGGAGGAGATAAAGATGAAAATCACCAACATGTCTTTCCAGTACAG GAAAATGAAGTGCACAACCAATGGGAGCGGTGGGACACCCGACTGGCCGTACTACAAAGCAATAGAGAAGCTCCTCACCAAGACTGACGATAATGGGACTATGAACCCGTTTGAGCTCCAGTCTCCTggcccctccacctccacagaggCCTCGATGTCCCATGCAGAAGGCCTCCCCACGGGCTTCCTTCCGGAGTACACAGGCTCCTCGGACGAGATGGAGATGAGGGAGGACCTGGATGGATGGGAGAGCTCTGGCAGCCTGCACTCTGGACTTCCCTGTCCTGA TTCCCACCCGGCGCCGGCCAAGAGGAAGAAGGTGCACCAGCACCTGTCTCTGAAGCGGCGGAAGCTGAAGGTGATGGAGGCCATGCTGCAGGAGCAGCGAAAGGTGAGCCGGGCAGTGGAGGAGACGTGCCGCGAGGTGCGCCGCGTCATGCACCAGCAGAACTTCCTCCAGGTGCAGAGCCTGCAGCTCCAGGAGCGCATGATGAACCTGCTGGAGAAGATGATCCAGCCACTGACGGCCCCCACGCCAGCCTGGGGTGCTGCTGCCCAGCCTGGGGTCAAAGAGCCAGGCCAGGGATGA
- the LOC139534575 gene encoding myb/SANT-like DNA-binding domain-containing protein 1 isoform X1 yields the protein MAAEESFSYLIPGHSEKHRRARNWTDAEMKGLLYVWEQNVAELKKCKRNAKIYEKMAQRFFELTGEQRHREEIKMKITNMSFQYRQVKMKCTTNGSGGTPDWPYYKAIEKLLTKTDDNGTMNPFELQSPGPSTSTEASMSHAEGLPTGFLPEYTGSSDEMEMREDLDGWESSGSLHSGLPCPDSHPAPAKRKKVHQHLSLKRRKLKVMEAMLQEQRKVSRAVEETCREVRRVMHQQNFLQVQSLQLQERMMNLLEKMIQPLTAPTPAWGAAAQPGVKEPGQG from the exons ATGGCTGCCGAGGAGAGTTTTAGTTACCTCATTCCGGGCCACAGCGAGAAGCACAGAAGGGCCCGAAACTGGACCGATGCAGAGATGAAGGGGCTTCTGTATGTATGGGAACAGAATGTCGCCGAGCTGAAGAAATGTAAGAGGAACGCCAAGATCTACGAGAAGATGGCACAGAGGTTCTTCGAGCTCACTGGAGAACAACGCCATCGGGAGGAGATAAAGATGAAAATCACCAACATGTCTTTCCAGTACAGGCAAGT GAAAATGAAGTGCACAACCAATGGGAGCGGTGGGACACCCGACTGGCCGTACTACAAAGCAATAGAGAAGCTCCTCACCAAGACTGACGATAATGGGACTATGAACCCGTTTGAGCTCCAGTCTCCTggcccctccacctccacagaggCCTCGATGTCCCATGCAGAAGGCCTCCCCACGGGCTTCCTTCCGGAGTACACAGGCTCCTCGGACGAGATGGAGATGAGGGAGGACCTGGATGGATGGGAGAGCTCTGGCAGCCTGCACTCTGGACTTCCCTGTCCTGA TTCCCACCCGGCGCCGGCCAAGAGGAAGAAGGTGCACCAGCACCTGTCTCTGAAGCGGCGGAAGCTGAAGGTGATGGAGGCCATGCTGCAGGAGCAGCGAAAGGTGAGCCGGGCAGTGGAGGAGACGTGCCGCGAGGTGCGCCGCGTCATGCACCAGCAGAACTTCCTCCAGGTGCAGAGCCTGCAGCTCCAGGAGCGCATGATGAACCTGCTGGAGAAGATGATCCAGCCACTGACGGCCCCCACGCCAGCCTGGGGTGCTGCTGCCCAGCCTGGGGTCAAAGAGCCAGGCCAGGGATGA